The following is a genomic window from Colletotrichum lupini chromosome 5, complete sequence.
aaaagtaagcgggtaacgagaagtatactagtattagaggtttatagtatagttaacggcgttaacctctcttatataattttaacgacgctaaagaaaattactaatcgaattagccttttacttattctaacggttatttatataaattcttactcactatataaatacctcgttaaattaagaacgacgaaggaaaagaggtttataatcgatattatagcccttaggtaatcgtacgaaaggcgcgagatactttagatttattagattaataataaagataacctcgtaaacgcttttataaaagtagtactaaataagggattagagtaattcgtaagtagtaaaaaagttattatataaataaagggataggttatataaaaagagtagagaaaaggaagaaaaggagacgacttagtaaacgggcccgaggttaaattatacctctaaccgtagcggttaaatcgataaaaaaaagagaaagttagtatcggattagaagtctaattcgaccgcggtatatagccgactacataggggctaattaggggccctatttacgattatcgtagctagcctaacctacggttagaacctcctttttatacttactacgtagatattcatatagttcaattgatctcttcgttaactacggttcgaactaactaccctgtaatagggatactaacagagATCAACTCAATTGCATCTTGCATGAAGCTGCTTGTGGCCGCCAAAGCTCTTCATGCAGATAAGTAGAACAAGAACAGGCCAATAACTACTTTTGCATGTGAGTAGTCTCAGAGCTGGATCACCAACTTCGTAGCAGATACGCCCTGCTTCAACACATCAAGTCCCGCTTGGATCGACTCGAGTCCCTTGCCAACGACCTCGGCGTCCGGCTTCGGCTTCAGCTGGCCATTCCTAAGAGCACCAGGGACAAAGTCTCCCCACACGGGATTCTGCACTTCCTCTGGATCCTGTGTTATCTGATAGGCAGTCACTGCAAAAAGATCAGCATTCGTTCACCATGGCATTCGGAGCCAACTTACTCATGCTAATCTCCACGTTCTTCCCATAGTCGCCCTCCGTTGGTAACACAACAGTGACCCTGCGTCGCCCAATTTGATCCAAGATAGCACCAATGGGGCTCAACGACTCTGGGCCCGATATCGCGTCGTACACGCCGACAAGATCTGCCCCAGACAACGCCTTCAGCGCGTCGTGGACAAGAGTATCAGAGTGGTAATCCAGAACCACCTCGGCGCCCAGCTCCAATACCTTGTCAAAGTTGCGCTGTGAAGCCGTGGTAACGACTCTGAGCCCTGATGCGACGGCCAACTGCACTGCGGTGCCTCCTACGGACGATGCACCGCCCCATATGAGAATCGTCTTGCCCGTTCGGCGAGTGTTGAGAGATGGCAGGGGTAGGCCGAGATGCTGCTTCTTATAGAGTCCTACCGCGGCTGTTGCGATGGCGAGAGGTAGGGCTGAGGCGCTTTCGAAGCTCATGTCATCTGGGATGGGTGAGATGAGGTTCGCGTCTGCTTTACTGTAGAGCTGAAATGTTCCAAATTCGTGGTTCTGCTTGCCTAGCCCGGTACAGTACCTACCCATGGTGTTAGTGAAAATTGACTGACAGTAGACCAAATGATTTAGGTAGGTTAGTCTCGCCGGGGGCAACGCATTCATAGACAGGGGATGATGGCGCACCCTGTGACCCGCTGTCCTCTCTTGACATGTGTCACGCCGTCGCCAACCTCTTCGATGAAGCCTGCCGCGTCTGCCCCAAGAATGGTGGGATAATTCTGCACAATGATGCCCATATCTCTGAGCCATGTCAGGCATCATTATCCTAATTTGAATCGTACGGATTACCTACTGGATCTTCCATTCGGCAGGATTCTATTGCTAGGGCGTCAGAGAAAGATCCttagtagtaatagacgtAAGTGAGACATATTGCTTACCAGAGCAGTCACGACGTTTTTGATGACAACCTCACCGGGTCCGGCAGTCGGGAATGGGGCATCGTCGACTTTGAGTGGGTAGGTCTTTGCACGTGTGAGCCAAGCAGCCTTGTTCCTGGACATCGTAACTTGGGGATCAGAGTAAGCTATGCGGATGTCATAATACATTGGCTGCAATCTGGCAGACCTCGGAAGTTCTTCCCGAGAACCAGTGCACTTGAAGATGATGATCTCAGACCTTCAATGTTCACTTTAGTTTTTCCCTTCAGGAGCCTTCTACAAATACCAGAACTTGTATTATAAGTCCAACACCGGCTCCATCGGATCTTGCCTATCTTGACTGTTTTGAATTGCGACATCAGTCGAACGTAAACCAAGATGGCGGGGCCGAAATCCGGATAGTGGAGGGCCGGGCACTACGTGGGTGCGCCGAAACCTTCTCCCAACGGAAGGTTGCGAATGGAGGCGAATATTTCCATTTTGAGAAGCTTCATGATGGTTTTCATAGTACAGAAGTATCCATCCCATCCAATTGCTTCTACGGGTCTCTCCGATAAAAGTAGACACAATTTGTGTAAGAACGAGGTCATTTACGCACCTACGGCTGTAGATTCTACCCAAACTCCCCAATATCAAAAACGCACTCCGAGTCGTGAACAAAGACAAGATCTCCTGATAACCTCTTGCCAGACCCTAGTTCTTGGCTACCTTGATCAACAAAGATCCAACACCACTTCCACCACCCCATTGCCGATGCGCAGTCTGGATATCCTCCATGTCCCAGACACACTTGATTGGCACGGTAATCGTCCCCGTCCTCAACATATCCAATAACGCCGAGACATTAGGCACATACGTTGCAGAGTCCCTGTTCAAAGCGTAGAAAGTCGTGCTCCTCTTGGTCAGCAAGTTCAAGTTTCTCGCGAACAGCTTCAACAGCGCACCCGTCGGGTTCCGAGGAGGCGCGCCCTCGTTCAGCGAAGCCTTGTTGTTCCCGAACCCAACAAGCGTGCCGTCCTCCGCGAGAATGGAGTAGCTCTCGTCAAAGCTCTCAAACCCAAGCGGGTCAAACACGGCATGCGCGCCGCCCAGGGCGTTCATCTCCTTCATCCAGTTCTTGTCGCTGTATACGAACGGGATACCGCCCTCGCGCCGAACGTCAATGTGGTTCCGCTGGCTTGCGGTACCGTAGACCGTGGCCCCCTGCAGCTGCGCAAGCTTCATAAGCGCGAACCCCACCGCGCCGCTCATCCCGTGCACAAACACCCGCTGGCCCTTGGACACCCTCGCCGAGTGCATCACCATGCCGTACGCGGTATTCCAGTCGCAAATGAGCGCCGTCGCCTGGCGGTGATCCACGCCGTCGGGCACGCGGATGCAGTACTTCTCCGGCTGGTTGACGAGCTCCGCCTCGGAGTCGTATTTGGTCAGGACGGCAACGACGTCGCCTATTTGAAAGTTCTTGGAGCCTTCGCCGAGAGCCCGGACGGTGCCGACGAGGCAGTAGCCTGGTGTGAGGGGCGCTTTCTTCATGAAGGGGTAGATGCCCTTGCGCATGTTGACGTCTGCGCCGGAGAAGCCTGAGTATTCTGTGGCGATTTGGATTTCGCCGGGGGGCGGTGGAGGGCAGACATCTGTGACTACTTTGATCACGTCGACGTCGCCGTACTGTGAGATGATGACTTTACGGATGCTCGTCATTGTGGCGGTCAGAAAAgagatggtggtggtgatttGACGAGACTAGAATCTGGAGAGTTGGAGAAACACACGCCTGAGCCAAGGTAAAGAGAACAGCGGGAGACTTTTTAAGACATGTAAGAATACCCAGGGCTTACTTTACTTATGAACATAACATTGCTAGACTCGGATGCACTTAGACAAATACCATTCTCATGTTCTGCGATGCGGAACGGAGACGACGGCATGCCGGCAGGCTTCAACACCAACCGAACAGCGGCAGTCAGTGGGTGTCCGTCGGCACACGGAGCGGTCCGCATGATTTGTCTTACACCCGCATGCGCACTGCCGGTGTAGATCTCGCTCCTTCGCCGATACTCCAAGGAGATTGTCAGCCTCAACGATTAGTCTCTTTCTTCTTTTAGAGCTGCTGCATCATCGTAACTTACATGACAAGGTTACAGCTATGAAGCCCCAACTGCTCGCTAACCCACTTACATGCAGCTGTCTTCAGAGATCCAGGGACAGGACTGGTCCAAGCTCGTCGATTAAATGGGGTATATAAGCGTCTGTTTCAGCCGAGATTACATCGACCAGGCCTGCTGGCGAAATGGCATCGCGTCACATTTCGGCTCCCTAGTCACACCGTGAAGATTGTAGGTTCGATCCCTACGCAGGTCGGTTTCATTTTTGGAGTTTTTAGAGCTTCACTTTCAACCCAAGGTCAATATGCAGTGGTATGATGGAACGAGTCTCATTGAGTTGTCGGGTTTGATTTGGGGTGGAAAGTTTATCCTTTTCCTCCCGTGATCGAAACGCTGTTCAATGCTAGCTAAACTTAACGTTCAATGTTGGTCAAATGTGGGTATTGCTCAACGACAACCACATTACTGACAGATATGAGCGTGCATGGTGTTGGGAATTTTCATAAGGTAGTTTCAACTTACAGATGGATTTAGTATAGACCAAACACTGCTTTAGTTGACAATACTCAGCTAGCAAGGAGAAGCCGCCTCCTTTACCCGTCGACCAGAACTAGCGAAGCATGGGTCTATGCTCGATCTTTGAAGCAATATCCTTGTCTTCCCCTCATCAACCTACCCCGACTTTGGACTCACTCAATTGTAAGGCTTTCAGTGAGTGCTCTCCCTCCGCGATTTTCGGATTGATCGGGAGTATTGGTGCGGGGAGAGTTCGGCAGATGCGGTTCGGACGGTATTTATCCTCCGTCAACGCGGGGCCGGAGCTACATCATAAGCACAACTTCCTCACACCCGTTTTCAATCATTTTCATTGCAAATTACAAGATCACGATTGGGCACGCTGAGTACAAGATGAGATCCTCCATACTTGATTCAGACTATGTTCAGATTACCTTTTCAGGATTCCTTTTGGGTCTCGCGATAACTAGCGCCGTGATCTATGTTGCCTATCAGAGATTCCTTCACCCCTTAGCTGGCTATCCAGGCCCATTCTGGGCATCTGTCACGGATCTGTGGCAGGTCAATCAGTTCCTGTCTTTAAAGCAACCGTACAACTTGACCGAGCTTCACGAGAAGTACGGTGAGTTCGTCAGATATGGACCGGACAAGTTGAGCATCACTGCCGAAGAGGTCGTCCCTTTGGTGTATCAGAAGGGTGGCCAGCGGATGCCAAAGACGGAGTACTACGATGCCTTCGGCTCCAAGACCCCAAATATCTTTGGCATGAGATCCACAGAGGTACGGATGAAACGCCTCTATACAATCAACAAGCTTTGGACTAATGTGTACTTAGCTCCACTCAATCAGGCGACGCCACATGTCACATAGCTTCTCCATCACCAGCGTGAAGGGCATGGAGCAGTATTTGGACCAGAACGTCAAGATCCTGCGTGATAAGATCGCACGATTCGCAAAGACCGGAGAGGCTTTTGATCTCAAGAAGCTCCTGCACTTCTACACCATTGATGTGTTAGGCGAGCTAGCTTTTAGTCGCTCCTTCGGGGTCCAGGCCTCTGGCGACGAGTCTCGTGTACCGCCCGTCATCCCACATACGCTTCTGGGCTCGACTTTGGGAGCGTGGCCGGCCATGACGCAAACCCTCAAGCAATGGCTACCACGAATACCTAGCGCCGGTCTGCAGAATTTGTTCGCGGGACGAGCCAAGTGTGCAGGGCTAGCGGCTGAGTGTGTTCATAGACGAGTGGCGGAGGTTGAAGAAGACGAGAACAAGGGTAAGGTGCAGAGGAAAGACATTTTGACCAGTCTCATCTTAGCTCGACATCCCGACACAGGAGAGAAGATTGCAAGAGTTGATCTGGAGGCCGAGGCATTCGGAATGATGTAGGTCCAACTTCAGGCACGCGGGAGTTTGCACAAACAGCTCATGCTGACTCCATCTCATAGCATTGCCGGAACGCACACAACCAGCGCAACCACGACGCTTCTCTTTTGGAACTTGCTACACAACCCAGAGGCACTTAGCAAGTGTGTACAGGAAGTGGACGAGAACCTGACTTCTCTAGACAACGGGAAAGATGCCTACTCAATCACAGAAGTAGAAAGCTCCCTACCATTCCTTCGGACATGTGTCAAGGAGAACTATCGTATAACCCCTGTCTTCACGATGCCGCTGGCGAGACGTGTGACAGCTCCCGAAGGGATCATGGTCGCGGGCCGTCACATCAAACAAGGGGTAAGATCGAACTAATGTTCTTTAGACTTCGCCGAAAGAAACTTACTCTGCCTAACGAGCTACTCACAGTGGTGAATTTATCGAGCTAATATTGTGAGTCATAGACATCCGTGGCAGTATGCAACCACGCATT
Proteins encoded in this region:
- a CDS encoding isotrichodermin C-15 hydroxylase, translated to MRSSILDSDYVQITFSGFLLGLAITSAVIYVAYQRFLHPLAGYPGPFWASVTDLWQVNQFLSLKQPYNLTELHEKYGEFVRYGPDKLSITAEEVVPLVYQKGGQRMPKTEYYDAFGSKTPNIFGMRSTELHSIRRRHMSHSFSITSVKGMEQYLDQNVKILRDKIARFAKTGEAFDLKKLLHFYTIDVLGELAFSRSFGVQASGDESRVPPVIPHTLLGSTLGAWPAMTQTLKQWLPRIPSAGLQNLFAGRAKCAGLAAECVHRRVAEVEEDENKGKVQRKDILTSLILARHPDTGEKIARVDLEAEAFGMIIAGTHTTSATTTLLFWNLLHNPEALSKCVQEVDENLTSLDNGKDAYSITEVESSLPFLRTCVKENYRITPVFTMPLARRVTAPEGIMVAGRHIKQGTSVAVCNHAFHHNPQVWGDDHGVFAPSRWDQPETAARARYLMHFGLGGRQCLGKTLAQSNIYKLTSTLLREFHFQLADPMERELAANKSFHGVLPELISVGVSDLAGPLMVTASARTQM
- a CDS encoding zinc-binding dehydrogenase, translating into MTSIRKVIISQYGDVDVIKVVTDVCPPPPPGEIQIATEYSGFSGADVNMRKGIYPFMKKAPLTPGYCLVGTVRALGEGSKNFQIGDVVAVLTKYDSEAELVNQPEKYCIRVPDGVDHRQATALICDWNTAYGMVMHSARVSKGQRVFVHGMSGAVGFALMKLAQLQGATVYGTASQRNHIDVRREGGIPFVYSDKNWMKEMNALGGAHAVFDPLGFESFDESYSILAEDGTLVGFGNNKASLNEGAPPRNPTGALLKLFARNLNLLTKRSTTFYALNRDSATYVPNVSALLDMLRTGTITVPIKCVWDMEDIQTAHRQWGGGSGVGSLLIKVAKN